The window GCGCTTTGCCCCATGCCCAGATAATCGTTGGAACACCAGACGGTGACCTCGCGCATGCTGCCATCATCGGCGCGGTAGCGTGCTTTCGGAAACTCGCCCTTCTTGCGCAGCAGGTCGGCGAACACGCGGTAGCGCCCTTCGGCACGCACCCGTGCGACCGACGCCTTGAATGCTGCTGCGTAATCCATGTCGTGTTCTCCTGACCGCTCTGATGGCGGACTATCGGGCCGGTCTTGTCTGAGCCGTATATGGACTGGTTTCATGCATACCGGAAGGCGGACCGATTGTCGCGCCTTCTAGTTGAAACTGTTTCGCAATTTCATTCCGTCCGGTTGGCGGCGATCATTTCAATGATCCCTGAGAAGTCTTTCTCATTTCCTCCGGATTCGGTGAACAGAGTGTAGAGCTTCTCGGCATGGGCGCCGAGCGGAATGGCGGCATTCGCCGATTGCGCGGTTTCAAGCGCAAGCCGCAGATCTTTCAGCATCATGGGCGCAGCAAAGCCTGGCTTGTAGCCGCGATTGGAGGGCGCAGCCGGAACCGGCCCCGGAACCGGGCAATAGCTGGTCATCGACCAGTTCTGCCCCGACGCCTTGGACGAAATGTCGAAGAAGCGCTGCGGATCGAGACCCAGCTTCTGCGCCAGCGCAAACGCCTCGCACGTGCCGATCATGTGGATGCCCAGCAGCATGTTGTTGCAGATCTTGGCCGCCTGCCCGGCCCCGGAATCACCAGCGCGGATCACCGCCTTGCCCATCTTCTCCAGAAAAGGCTTTGCCGCTTCGAAAGCCTCTTCAGGCCCGCCGACCATGAAGGTCAGCGTGCCGCCTTCGGCCGCCGCCACGCCGCCAGATACCGGCGCATCCACGAATTTGATCCCGGCCTTGGCTGCCACGCCGCCAACGGCGCGCGCCGAATCCACATCAATAGTCGAGCAATCCATCAAAATGGCGTCGGGCTTCACATGAGCGATGATCCCCTCCTCGCCCTCATAAATGCCCCGCACATGCTTGCCGGCGGGCAGCATGGTCACAACCGCATCGGCGCCAGAGACCGCTTCGAGCACGCTTGATGCGGCCTTGCCGCCCTGCCCGGAAAACACCGCGACCGCATCCTGATTGAGGTCGAACCCGCGCACCTCATGGCCGGCCTTGACCAGATTCACGGCCATGCCCGAACCCATATTGCCCAGTCCGATAAAGGCGATGACGGCCATGATGTGTCCTCCGGAGATTATGGTTATTGTCTAGTCGAGAAAGCTCTGTTCGCGCTCCGCTTCCAGCGGAACGAACATCGCCTCCACGTCTTCAGGGCGCATTTGCGGCCCCCATTTGGGGGCATTGTCCTTGTCGATGATGACAGCGCGCACGCCCTCGTAGAAGTCCGAACCCTCCACCAGCAGACGCATGGACACGCGCAAATCCTGCTGCATCACGGCGCGCAAATCGAGATCTGCGCCCTTGCGCAGCGCGGCCAGCGTGACCGCGCAGGAGGTGGGCGATTTGGAGTTGAGGATGGAGAGCTGCTTGGCCGACCAGGCGTCACCCGCCGCTTCGAGGCGCGCTTTCATCGCGGCCAGCTCATCACCGGCAAACGCCGCATCAATCAGCCCGCCCAGATGCGCCAGATCAGACTCGCCGGGATCACCGGCATGGGCTTCCAGAATGTCTTCAAGCGCCTCGCCATCAGCATCGAGCTCAGCGCTCTCCAGCGCGGCGATAAGGGCCTCCTGCCGGTCAGAGGGCACATAGTGCGTGGCCACGCCAGCCGCGAGGCTGTCAGCGGCTTTCAGGCGCGCGCCCGTCAGCCCCATCCACATGCCCGTCTCGCCTTTCAGGCGCGGCAGGAAATACGCGCCGCCGACATCCGGGTGGAAACCGATGCCGGTTTCCGGCATGGCAAACATCGTCCGGTCGCCCGCCACGCGGTGCGAGCCGTGAACCGAAATGCCGACCCCGCCCCCCATCGTGATGCCGTCGATCAGGGCGATATAGGGCTTGGGATATTCAAAGATCAGCGTGTTGAGCTGGTATTCGTCGCGCCAGAATTTCCAGGCTTCATCGCCGCCCGCCTTGCCGCTTTCCGCCAGCATGCGAATGTCGCCGCCCGCGCAGAAGCCCTTGCCCCCTGCCCCGTCGACGACCACAGCTTTCACGCTGTCATCCTCGCGCCAGTCGAGCAGCGCCTTGATGAGCCCGTCGATCATTTCCTGATTGAGGGCGTTCAGCGCCTCAGGCCGGTTCAGCGTGATACGGCCCACGGAGCCGGTTTTGCGGGCGTTTATGAGGGAGGTCATCGGGCCGGAAATCCTTATGTGCGTCTAGCGGAGGTCGATGAAAGGCGCACCAAGCGCCTCGCAGGCTGCTAACAGCCCGGCATCCCGGCTGGCAAGGGGCGCGTCCAGCGTCACCGCCAGCGAAAGATAGGCGAAATCGAACAGGGAAAGGTTTGCCGCCAGTGCGCCCTGGCCGCTTGCCAACGTGTCGTCTATCGAGGCCGGAGCGAAATAGCGGATGCCCAAGGCGTCCAGACCGTCGAGAGCATCTTGGTAAATCAGGCCCCGCCGTGAAAACCGGACGAACTGATTGCCCACCTCCCAGCCGAAGATATAGGGCGCTGCCAGTTCGTACTCATCAGATTGCGCGAGCAGCTTTTGCGTTGCTGGCGTCGATTGCGAGGGCAGCACCCACGCAATCGCGACCGATGCATCAAGCACGAGCGCGCTCAAGTGCGGCCAAGCTCTTTAAGCTCTTCCCAGCTGAGCGCATCCTCTTCCGGGTCTGGCCGGATGGTTGCGCCAAGGGCGCGAAAGCGCTCTACCAGCTCACGGGCTGGTACTTTTTTCCGGGGCTGCCGTGATGGCACCAGATCCGCCAGCGGCTTGCCGTGGCGGGTGATGGTGATGGGCTCGCCCGTCTTCTCCAGCTCGTCGAGCAGGCGGGAGAGATGGGTTTTGGCCTCAAGCACGCCGACATATTTCATCATGGCACCCGTCAATTCTGACCAGAAGTCTGACCATAATAGCTCAAATTCTGGTCAGAATCCATGGTGAGCTGACAATGCCGTTTTTCATCGTTTCCCGACGCAGATTAGCCTAACCCATTTCTTGATCCCGGCAGGTGCCCGGAAAGCCAAGAAGCTCCAACCTCGTCACCCCCACGAAGGTGGGGGTCCAGAGATTATGGAGCGAAGGCAGTTGTCGTCAGCTCTGGGTTCCCGCCTGCGCGGGAACGACGAAGAGGAAATTCTACCGCAAAACATCCTTCGCGATGATGACGCGCATGATCTCGTTGGTGCCTTCAAGGATCTGGTGGACGCGTAAGTCCCGCACGATCCGCTCGATCGGGTAATCCTTCAGATAGCCATAGCCGCCATGCAGTTGCAGGGCGTCATTGGCGATTTTGAAGCCGAGATCGGTCGCGAACCTTTTGGCCATCGCGCAGTATTTCGGCGCGGCAGGATCGTTGGCATCCAGCGCCGCGGCAGCCCGGTAGAGCATGAGGCGCGAGGCTTCGAGCTCGGTTGCCATGTCGGCCAGCTTGAATTCATTGGCCTGAAACGCGGAGACCGGCTTGCCGAACTGCTTGCGCTCCTTGGTGTAGGCCACGGCGAGATCAAAGGCTTCGGACGCACCGCCCAGCGAGCACGCGCCGATATTGATGCGCCCGCCATTGAGGCCTTTCATGGCGAGGGTAAAGCCCATGCCCTCGTCTGCCAGGCGGTTCTCCACCGGCACCCGGCAGTCTTCAAAATTCACGACAGCTGTGGGCTGCGAGTTCCAGCCCATCTTCTTCTCGTTCGCACCGAAGGAGAGGCCCGGCGTGCCCTTCTCCACCACGATTGTGGAGATGCCTTTCGGCCCGTCTTCGCCCGTGCGGCACATGACGACATATAGGTCTGACACCCCGCCGCCGGAGATGAAGGCTTTCGCGCCGTTCAGCACATAATGGTCGCCATCGCGCACAGCCTTGGTGCGCAGGCTGGCGGCGTCCGACCCCGCACCGGGTTCGGTCAGGCAGTAGGAGCCGATAATCTCCATGGCGGTCAGGCGCGGCAGCCAGCGCTGGCGCTGTTCTTCGGTTCCCCACGTGTCGATCATCCACGACACCATGTTGTGGATGGAGATGAAGGCTGCGGTCGACACGCATCCGCGCGAGAGCTGCTCAAAGATCAGCGCCGCATCAAGCCGGCTCATGCCCGATCCGCCCACATCATCGCGCGTGTAGATACCGGCAAAGCCCATCTCGGCGGCTTCTTTGAGGACATCGACCGGGAAATGCTTTTCTTCGTCCCAGCGCGCGGCATTGGGCTTCAAACGGTCATCAGAGAATTTGCGTGCGGCGTCCTGAATCAGCGCCTGCTCTTCCGTCAGCTCGAAATTCACGGCAAACCTCCTGACAAGCTCTAACGGTCTTTGGCACGCGAGATAGACGAAATGGCCCTGTTTCCCAATACCCGCCTGCGGCGCACGCGCAGCCAGCCCTGGATCCGCAATCTGGTACGCGAGACCCATCTGACCCCGCACGACCTCATCTGGACGATTGTCGTATCAGACAGCGCAGACCCTATCGAGCCGGTCGAAGCCATGCCCGGCACGGTGCGTATGAGCGTCGCCGAAGCGGCGAAAGCCGCGAAGCGCGCGCGTGATCTTGGCATCCCGGCGATTGCCATCTTCCCGCATATCGCCCCCTCGCTGAAGGATGGTTCGGGCAAGGAAGCGCTCAATCCTGACGGCCTCGTCATGCGCGCGGTCAAAGCCATGAAGGATGCCGCCCCGGAAGTGGGCATAATCTGCGATGTCGCGCTCGATCCCTTCACCGATCATGGCCATGACGGGGTGATGGAGAGCGGCGTGATCCTCAATGACGCGACCGTCGATCTCCTCATCGCGCAGAGCCTTGCCCAGGTTGAGGCGGGCTGCGATGTGCTGGCCCCGTCCGACATGATGGATGGCCGCATCGGCGCGATCCGGGGTGCGCTGGAGGAGGCTGGCCATACCGACACGCTGATCCTCTCCTATGCCGCGAAGTATGCATCGGGCTTTTATGGCCCGTACCGCTCCGCCATCGGCTCGGCGGCGCTGAAAGGTGACAAGAAGACCTATCAGATGGACCCGGCCAACAGTGATGAAGCCCTGCGCGAAGTGGCCATGGACATTGAAGAAGGCGCCGACATGGTGATGGTCAAGCCCGGCCTGCCCTATCTCGACATCGTCACCCGCGTGAAGGAGGCGTTCGGCGTGCCGACCTATGCCTTCCAGGTGTCCGGCGAGTACGCCATGATCATGGCGGCCGCGCAAAACGGCTGG is drawn from Glycocaulis alkaliphilus and contains these coding sequences:
- a CDS encoding type II toxin-antitoxin system Phd/YefM family antitoxin gives rise to the protein MMKYVGVLEAKTHLSRLLDELEKTGEPITITRHGKPLADLVPSRQPRKKVPARELVERFRALGATIRPDPEEDALSWEELKELGRT
- a CDS encoding enoyl-CoA hydratase/isomerase family protein, coding for MTSLINARKTGSVGRITLNRPEALNALNQEMIDGLIKALLDWREDDSVKAVVVDGAGGKGFCAGGDIRMLAESGKAGGDEAWKFWRDEYQLNTLIFEYPKPYIALIDGITMGGGVGISVHGSHRVAGDRTMFAMPETGIGFHPDVGGAYFLPRLKGETGMWMGLTGARLKAADSLAAGVATHYVPSDRQEALIAALESAELDADGEALEDILEAHAGDPGESDLAHLGGLIDAAFAGDELAAMKARLEAAGDAWSAKQLSILNSKSPTSCAVTLAALRKGADLDLRAVMQQDLRVSMRLLVEGSDFYEGVRAVIIDKDNAPKWGPQMRPEDVEAMFVPLEAEREQSFLD
- the mmsB gene encoding 3-hydroxyisobutyrate dehydrogenase; the protein is MAVIAFIGLGNMGSGMAVNLVKAGHEVRGFDLNQDAVAVFSGQGGKAASSVLEAVSGADAVVTMLPAGKHVRGIYEGEEGIIAHVKPDAILMDCSTIDVDSARAVGGVAAKAGIKFVDAPVSGGVAAAEGGTLTFMVGGPEEAFEAAKPFLEKMGKAVIRAGDSGAGQAAKICNNMLLGIHMIGTCEAFALAQKLGLDPQRFFDISSKASGQNWSMTSYCPVPGPVPAAPSNRGYKPGFAAPMMLKDLRLALETAQSANAAIPLGAHAEKLYTLFTESGGNEKDFSGIIEMIAANRTE
- the hemB gene encoding porphobilinogen synthase; protein product: MALFPNTRLRRTRSQPWIRNLVRETHLTPHDLIWTIVVSDSADPIEPVEAMPGTVRMSVAEAAKAAKRARDLGIPAIAIFPHIAPSLKDGSGKEALNPDGLVMRAVKAMKDAAPEVGIICDVALDPFTDHGHDGVMESGVILNDATVDLLIAQSLAQVEAGCDVLAPSDMMDGRIGAIRGALEEAGHTDTLILSYAAKYASGFYGPYRSAIGSAALKGDKKTYQMDPANSDEALREVAMDIEEGADMVMVKPGLPYLDIVTRVKEAFGVPTYAFQVSGEYAMIMAAAQNGWIDGERVMMETLTCFKRAGADGILTYFAPMAAEILGE
- a CDS encoding isobutyryl-CoA dehydrogenase → MNFELTEEQALIQDAARKFSDDRLKPNAARWDEEKHFPVDVLKEAAEMGFAGIYTRDDVGGSGMSRLDAALIFEQLSRGCVSTAAFISIHNMVSWMIDTWGTEEQRQRWLPRLTAMEIIGSYCLTEPGAGSDAASLRTKAVRDGDHYVLNGAKAFISGGGVSDLYVVMCRTGEDGPKGISTIVVEKGTPGLSFGANEKKMGWNSQPTAVVNFEDCRVPVENRLADEGMGFTLAMKGLNGGRINIGACSLGGASEAFDLAVAYTKERKQFGKPVSAFQANEFKLADMATELEASRLMLYRAAAALDANDPAAPKYCAMAKRFATDLGFKIANDALQLHGGYGYLKDYPIERIVRDLRVHQILEGTNEIMRVIIAKDVLR
- a CDS encoding type II toxin-antitoxin system VapC family toxin, coding for MSALVLDASVAIAWVLPSQSTPATQKLLAQSDEYELAAPYIFGWEVGNQFVRFSRRGLIYQDALDGLDALGIRYFAPASIDDTLASGQGALAANLSLFDFAYLSLAVTLDAPLASRDAGLLAACEALGAPFIDLR